Proteins encoded by one window of Panicum virgatum strain AP13 chromosome 7N, P.virgatum_v5, whole genome shotgun sequence:
- the LOC120683565 gene encoding uncharacterized protein LOC120683565 isoform X2 encodes MAMPVFKILDVYLMAMHSGPDPALGKHTVNNEYQPPLNSTIDDRNTKRPQIESDTIQLLEQERVSADVNGALCCCAQSLQEDIQANSETWRLTSLSSPTPGSSTGPCFHQETLNMFSGMGRSVWKEACATLQNILSAAEPVLPDNKALRNKCIVPMSDIEMVHPIIVGGYTDFFCSVRDGRNCGVYLLSVADSSQSKLGSLGALMEEVVMLTVYTKKKIFLLIL; translated from the exons ATGGCCATGCCTGTCTTCAAAATTTTAGATGTTTATCTGATGGCCATGCACTCAGGGCCGGATCCAGCACTGGGTAAACACACCGTGAATAATGAGTATCAACCGCCACTCAATTCCACAATAG ATGATAGAAACACAAAGAGGCCACAGATTGAATCAGACACAATACAATTGCTCGAGCAAGAAAGAGTTTCTGCTGATGTCAATG GTGCTCTTTGTTGCTGTGCACAATCACTACAAGAGGATATACAAG CCAATTCGGAGACTTGGCGCTTGACCTCGCTGTCGTCGCCGACACCGGGTTCTTCGACGGGCCCGTGCTTCCACCAG GAGACGCTCAACATGTTCTCGGGGATGGGCCGGtcggtgtggaaggaggcatgCGCCACGCTCCAGAATATTCTATCAG CTGCTGAGCCAGTCTTGCCTGACAACAAGGCCCTCAGGAACAAGTGTATCGTTCCAATG AGTGATATAGAGATGGTCCACCCAATCATTGTTGGAGGCTACACAGACTTCTTTTGTTCCGTGCGTGATGGCAGGAATTGCGGGGTTTATCTTCTGTCGGTTGCAGACTCCAGTCAATCCAAATTG GGTTCTCTTGGAGCACTTATGGAGGAAGTTGTCATGCTTACTGTGTATACTAAAAAAAAGATTTTTCTTCTGATACTATAA
- the LOC120683565 gene encoding uncharacterized protein LOC120683565 isoform X1, whose translation MAMPVFKILDVYLMAMHSGPDPALGKHTVNNEYQPPLNSTIDDRNTKRPQIESDTIQLLEQERVSADVNGALCCCAQSLQEDIQANSETWRLTSLSSPTPGSSTGPCFHQETLNMFSGMGRSVWKEACATLQNILSAAEPVLPDNKALRNKCIVPMSDIEMVHPIIVGGYTDFFCSVRDGRNCGVYLLSVADSSQSKLYATKRNQGAWEARTSNATFGNEVPSV comes from the exons ATGGCCATGCCTGTCTTCAAAATTTTAGATGTTTATCTGATGGCCATGCACTCAGGGCCGGATCCAGCACTGGGTAAACACACCGTGAATAATGAGTATCAACCGCCACTCAATTCCACAATAG ATGATAGAAACACAAAGAGGCCACAGATTGAATCAGACACAATACAATTGCTCGAGCAAGAAAGAGTTTCTGCTGATGTCAATG GTGCTCTTTGTTGCTGTGCACAATCACTACAAGAGGATATACAAG CCAATTCGGAGACTTGGCGCTTGACCTCGCTGTCGTCGCCGACACCGGGTTCTTCGACGGGCCCGTGCTTCCACCAG GAGACGCTCAACATGTTCTCGGGGATGGGCCGGtcggtgtggaaggaggcatgCGCCACGCTCCAGAATATTCTATCAG CTGCTGAGCCAGTCTTGCCTGACAACAAGGCCCTCAGGAACAAGTGTATCGTTCCAATG AGTGATATAGAGATGGTCCACCCAATCATTGTTGGAGGCTACACAGACTTCTTTTGTTCCGTGCGTGATGGCAGGAATTGCGGGGTTTATCTTCTGTCGGTTGCAGACTCCAGTCAATCCAAATTG TATGCTACTAAAAGAAATCAGGGTGCATGGGAAGCAAGGACATCTAATGCTACATTTGGCAATGAGGTTCCTTCTGTCTAA
- the LOC120683565 gene encoding uncharacterized protein LOC120683565 isoform X3 encodes MAMHSGPDPALGKHTVNNEYQPPLNSTIDDRNTKRPQIESDTIQLLEQERVSADVNGALCCCAQSLQEDIQANSETWRLTSLSSPTPGSSTGPCFHQETLNMFSGMGRSVWKEACATLQNILSAAEPVLPDNKALRNKCIVPMSDIEMVHPIIVGGYTDFFCSVRDGRNCGVYLLSVADSSQSKLYATKRNQGAWEARTSNATFGNEVPSV; translated from the exons ATGGCCATGCACTCAGGGCCGGATCCAGCACTGGGTAAACACACCGTGAATAATGAGTATCAACCGCCACTCAATTCCACAATAG ATGATAGAAACACAAAGAGGCCACAGATTGAATCAGACACAATACAATTGCTCGAGCAAGAAAGAGTTTCTGCTGATGTCAATG GTGCTCTTTGTTGCTGTGCACAATCACTACAAGAGGATATACAAG CCAATTCGGAGACTTGGCGCTTGACCTCGCTGTCGTCGCCGACACCGGGTTCTTCGACGGGCCCGTGCTTCCACCAG GAGACGCTCAACATGTTCTCGGGGATGGGCCGGtcggtgtggaaggaggcatgCGCCACGCTCCAGAATATTCTATCAG CTGCTGAGCCAGTCTTGCCTGACAACAAGGCCCTCAGGAACAAGTGTATCGTTCCAATG AGTGATATAGAGATGGTCCACCCAATCATTGTTGGAGGCTACACAGACTTCTTTTGTTCCGTGCGTGATGGCAGGAATTGCGGGGTTTATCTTCTGTCGGTTGCAGACTCCAGTCAATCCAAATTG TATGCTACTAAAAGAAATCAGGGTGCATGGGAAGCAAGGACATCTAATGCTACATTTGGCAATGAGGTTCCTTCTGTCTAA